GCGGCCGCACCGTGATGCGAGCCGATGCCACGTCGCTCACGACGCCGGCCTGATTTCGCGCCTGCACATGAAAGGTGTACGTCCCGTTGGACAAGCCGGTATATTCTTTCCGGGTCTCCGGGGTCCATTTGAGCCAACCGGCATCGAAGCCTTCGAGCCAGACACGATACCGGACCTTATCCGGTGCATCGTAGACTTGCGCGGCGTAATCAAACGCGAGCGTACCCCGTTCGTAGGGGATGTCAAGCACGGCTTGCCTCGATGCGGTGCCGTCGAACAGCAGGGAATCGACGGTGCTGCTCCTGATTTTCGAAATCAACACAGACGGCGCCGGTGGCGGGCCTTCAGACGGGGCCGTAACGACCCGCGCGATCCCACGCGCATGATTCAACCACAGCGCGCCGTCGGGGTCTTCGTACAGTTCCGCGCCGGGCAGCGTAGTGCTCCTGGCCGTAGTGCCTGTTACCGTCAGGGCAAAACCGCCCTCGGGGTCGCGCCTCATAAGGCGTGTGGTGTCCTCGACAACGATCCATGTTGCGCCGTCACGGGTTTGTCCGACAAAATCGACGGCACGAGCTCCGATGCGATCCTCCAGAACGAACGTCGGAGGGTCGGCCACCGGCGATTGAAGCCGGAACAGCCCCGCATCGGTCGCAATGCGCAGCGTGTCGTTGAAAAAAAAGATCTCTTCCGCCCGCGCCTTGAATTGCGTCTCCCCGTCGAAGCGCAGCACACGCCAGGGAGATCCATCGTGCGGAACGTCGATACGAACGAGTTGATCGGGGTGCGCCGTCGCCCAGAGGCGCGTCGTGGCGGAATCCGGCTGTTCGGGGTCTGCCCGTATATCGAAGAAAAGGGGAGATATCTCTTCGGTGTGAAGGACTTCGGCAGATCCCGCGTTCCAGCGCATTTGAGAAATCGTTCCTTCTCCGGTGAGATAAAACACTGACGGCTGTACGGGATCGACGAGCAGCCTGTCGTAGGTATCCTGATCCAGCACAGAGGAAACCGAGGCCCGTTTACCCGGCTCGGCAACAATCCGAGCGAGGCCACCGCTGCATGCCGCCAGCGCATAGGCTTCGGTGGTGATCAGGTCCATGCAGAACGGGAACTGTTCGCTACTGATTTTTTCGAATCGGGCCGGCACGGTGCCGTGCCCGGGTACCAGCTCATAGATCCCGAGCATCGTGGTCGCTAACAGCCGGCCTTTCCAACGCGCGACGTGCGTAATAATACTCGGAAGTCCTTCCGATCGGCTGAAAACGGTCCACGTCATGCGGGGCTCGACGCGCGCGAGGCCATCGTACAGGGCAAGCCAGAGCCCACCCTGGCTGTCGGGATAGATGCCCATGACCTCCAGATTCATGAGGCCATCCCGCTCGTCGACGAGCCGCGCTATCCGATACGTTGAATCCAGCAGCGCGAGGCCCCGGCCGTCGAAGCCGATGGCCAGATCACCATCGGGTAATCGTTTCAGGGTGTATGGACGGCCCTGTAGCAACAGGTCATCGATGTCGGTGGGTTGCCTGAGGCATGTAGACGTGGATTCGGTATCAATGGCACACCGGAATAGTCCGCTTCCCATGGTTACCACCAGCACATGATCCGGCCCATCGGAAGCAAGATCAAAATTGTCCCTGAGTGCATCGCCTTGCAAGGCCATAGGAACCAGTTGCTCCCCTTCGTCCAGCGTCCAGAGCCCGCCTCGCGACATGATGACGAGGCGGTTGCCCATGGCCTCCATGCTCTGGAAGGCCTCTTCGGCACGCCATACCTGCATGGTGTCGTTCGCCCAGCGAAACAGGTAGTGCAGCGTGAGGAAGTAAACGCTATCGCCAATCGGCACAACGTCTTTTACATAGGTAAAATCCCTGTTTTCGGGGGGGACGTTGTCGATCAGGGAGTAGAAAGCCGGCATGCCGGCGGAGTCGGCGGCCATGAAGCCGAACTGGCCGTAGCTGCCGACATACATCGTCCCGTCATCCCCCTGGGCCAGGCGATGGACAATGTTGCCCCCGGGAATAGAAATCAGTTCCCAGTTCACTCCGTCGTGGATCAGTAAGCCGCCCTGGGTGCCAACATAGAGAAGGCCCCGGTCGTCCATCGTCACCGAATAGGTCGCCGAAGACGCGCCAAATACCGTCGTGTCGAAATAACGTAGCGGGAGTCGCCCTGCTTCGGTCCAGTCTGCTCGCTGCTGCCCCATGAGCCGGGGCGCCCCGACGTGCATGACCAAGCCGATAATAAACAATACCCTTAGCCCAAAGCCGCTACGTCCTGGATAAGCTATCAAGACCATCCTCCGATCATCGGGGTGTTATTCACAGATGCGGGTGCTGGAATGCATGGTGCAGGATATGCCCTTAAAAATCATGTTCCTGACAGGTCATACCGTACCCTGCATCGTCTCATCGGTGCACCCTGGTGCGCACGGTCCGCATCTCCCTGCAGAGCAAGGATCCCGCCAAGCGCGGCTTCCTGCCCGACGCCGCTGGAGCGTGCCGAGGGCCGAATCCATGGAGTGGGGATTGACCTCGCGCGGAAACGCCCTGGCGCCGCCTCTCCCCCCGGTGTGCTTCATCTACACAAAAAAAGGGCTGCCCTCTATGAGAGCAGCCCTGGATATGCTACCGATAGAACAGGAAATCTACCGTCGCCGCAGCGACACATTGCCCACGCCGGCGCGCATGAAGAGGTCCGGGCCGCCGCCGTTGATCTCGCCTTCGAACGACTTCGTCATCCATTTGCCTTTCACCTCGAGCGAGAAATCGCAACTGGCCGAGCCCATGCTCGCGACGGCATCGACATACACGCCCGCGCCGTTGTCGAGATAAACCGTCACATTCCCCGCGCCCGTTTCGAGCCGCGAATCGTCTTCCGGCTGGCGAACGATGTAGGCCGTGATGTTGCCGGCCCCGGTGTTGGCGCGCACCGATCCTTCGACATCGCGCAATTCGACGTTGCCTGCACCCGTATTAACCTCAACCTGGCTGCTTCCACCCTCGATATTGATGTTTCCGGCACCCGTCGTGATGTCCACCGCACCCATCACCCGCTCCATGTCGATGTTGCCGGCGCCCGTCTTACCCGACACATCACCTTCGAGACGCGTCACGGCGACATTGCCGGCGCCCGACTCGAAATCGACGTTATAATCGAACGGCACCTCCACCTTGACGCGGATCTTGAGGTTATTCTTGTTGTTGCCGCCCCAGCGGGAGCCCCGCCCCTGATATTTAGAGACGACGGTCACATCGCCCCCATCCTGTTCGATCGAATACTCGTGATACCGCTCGAGCAGCTCACGCGCCTCGTCTTCATCGTTCACCCGCACCGTGCGCTCCAACTCCACAACGACGCGATCCCCCGAACTGGTCACAACCTCGATGTTGCCATAGTCCAGCTCGAGGTAGAGCGTACCGCCCGGGCGCACCTTGAAGGTCTCCTTGACGGTATCGGTGATGTCCTTTCCTTCACGGACAGACGCCGCGTCGCGGGGCGACAGCGGGCCGGCCACGAAAAGAAGACCGAGAACGAGGTATCCGATGATGGTCATGGCATTTCGGTTTTAACGGATTGAATGCTCCTGCCGGATACGCGGTATGCCGAGCGGTGGTTACGTACGGCGTCAAAATAATGCCGCGTGCAAAGCCAAACCGGCAGAATTCACAACACGACACGCCAGAATCACCGATTTTGGACCGTTTCGCTCACGACATCCCTCGAAAAACCGTGAAAATCTCCCTCGTACCGATAGCGGCGCTGGCCGCCGCCCTGTTCGTCGCGCCGGCCGGCTTCGGGCAGGCGCTGCCGGCATCCCCGGAAACCGCCCCGGCGATGCGCGAGGCCGCCGTGCAGCTGCTCGCGACGCTGGATGCGAGCCAGCGTGAGCGCGCATCGTTCCCCTTCGCCGATGCCGAACGGGAGAACTGGTTCTTCGTCCCCATCCCGGGGCAGCGCAAGGGGTTGCCCATCAAGGAGATGACCGCGGATCAGCGGAAAGCGGCGCAAGCGCTGCTGCGGAGCGCCCTGAGCCATCCCGGCTACCTCCGCGCCACCGGCGTGCGCGTCCTGGAGGGGATTCTCGGCCAGATCGAAAACAACCCGGTCTATCGCGATCCCGAGCTGTATTACGTCACCCTCTTCGGCGATCCCGCGGGGGCCGCGCCGTGGGGATGGCGTTTCGAGGGCCATCATCTGTCGCTCAACTTTTCCTCGGTATCCGGCGCCGTGGCGATCACGCCGGCCTTTTTCGGATCCAACCCCGCGCAGGTCCTCGAAGGCCCCTTCGCCGGCTTCCGGCTCCACGCCGATGAGGAAGACCTGGCGCGCGCCCTGCTCGAGTCGCTCGCGACCGACCAGCGCGCGCTGGCGATCATCGACGCCGTGGCGCCGCGCGACATCATTTCGGGCAACAAACGCGACGCCTCGCTCGAACGCTTCGAGGGCATCCCCCTCACCCGCCTGAACGCCGAGCAGCGCGCCATGCTCTGGCGGCTGATCGAGATCTACGCCGGCAACGCGCGCGCCGACGAGGCCGCACACACCATGGAACGCTTCCGGTCCGCCCCGGCCGACAGCCTGTTTTTCGCCTGGGCCGGCTCCGGCGCGGTCGGCGATCCGCATTATTACCGGATCCATACGCCGACCATGCTGATTGAATACGACAACACGCAGAACGACGGCAACCACGTGCACAGCGTGCTCCGCGACCTCACGAACGACTTCGCCGGCGACCTGCTGCGCCGGCATTACGAACAGGCCAACCACTGACCCGCCACCCCTGAACGCCAAGCCTTACCCCGTTACATGCCCGACCATCCCTACACCGTCCCCAACGAGATGCCTCCCGCCCCGATCCATCGGGTGCTGACCGGCCAGAATGCCCTCATCACCGGCGCCAGCAAGGGGCTGGGCGCGGCGATCGCCATAGGGTTCGCCCAGGCGGGGGCGAATGTCGTCGTCAACTACCACTCTGACGAGGCCGGCGCGCGCGAAGTGGCCAAGCAGATCGAGGCCGCCGGCCAGAAAGCCCTCGTCTTCAAAGCCGACGTGGGGAAAGAGGATCAGGTGATCGCCATGTTCGAGGCGATGCGGGAGACTTTCGGCCGCATCGACATCGTGGTCCCCAACTCGGGCTTCCAGCTCAACGCGCCGACGGACGAGATGACGCTCGACCAGTGGCAGCGGGTGATCGACACGAACCTGACTGGCCAGTTCCTCTGCGCCCGCGAAGCCATCCGGGCGTTCAAGCGCCAGGGCATCGACCGCAGCGTCTCGTACGCGATGGGCAAGATTATTCACATGAGTTCGGTGCACGACATCATACCGTGGGAAGGCCACGTCAACTACGCGGCCGCCAAAGGCGGGGTGATGCTGCTGATGAAAAGCATCGCGCAGGAAGTCGCCCACCTCCGGATCCGCGTGAACGCGATCTCGCCCGGCGCCATCCGCACCCCCATGAACGTCGAGAAGTTTACGTCACACGAGATCTACGAGGACCAGCTCCTGCGTCTGATCCCCTCCAAACGCATCGGAGAGCCCGAGGATATCGCCCGCGCGACGGTCTGGCTGGCCTCCGACGAGTCGGACTACGTGCACGGCACCACGCTCTACATCGACGGCGGGATGACGCTGTATCCGGGGTTTATCGGGGGAGGATAACAGGAGGGGGGTCAGATCGAGTACGAGGAGAACCCGCCGTCGATCGGGACGACGTTGCCGGTCACGAAGCGGGAGGCGTCGGAGAGGAGGTAGATGACGGTGCCGACGAGTTCTTCGGGTTCGCCGTAGCGGCCCATCGGGGTATGCGCGAGCACCTTTTGCGCGCGGGGCGTGTATTCGCCGGTCTCCTGGTCGATGTGGAGGAAGCGGAGCTGCTCGGTCATGAAGAACCCCGGCGCCAGGGCGTTGACGCGGACGCCCGTGTGGGCGAAGTGGACGGAGAGCCAGCGGGTGAAGTTGGCGACGGCGGCCTTGGCGGCGGAGTAGGCCGACACCTTGGTGAGCGGCGCGAGGGCGCTCATCGAGGAGATGTTCACGATGGAGCCCCGGCCGGCCTTCACCATGCTTTTCGCGAAGACCTTGGTGGGCAGGAACGTCCCCATAAAATTGAGCCCGAAAACGAACTGGAAGCCGGCGTATTCGAGATCGAAGAATCCGGTGATGCCCTCCTTGTCGATTTCATCCAGCTCCAGAAATTCCTCCGTCGTCGTTCCCCGCGGGTCGTTGCCGCCGGCGCCGTTGATCAGGATGTGGGGCGTTCCCCACAGCGTCTCGATGCGCTCGCGGCAGATATGCAGTTGCTCCTCGTTCATGACGTCGCAGGCGAACGGGGCCGCGTCGCCGCCGGCCCGCTCGATATCGTCCGATACCCGCCTCGCCTGATCGAGGTTGATGTCCAGCACGGCCACCTTGACCCCCACGGCCGCCAGCGACCGCGCCAGCGTGCCGCACAGCGCGCCGCCGGCCCCGGTGATGACCGCCACCTTGCCGTCGAGGTCGAACTGCTGCATGATGTGTTGTTTGTCCATCGCCCTCACCACTTCGGAATAAATTGACGCAGGTAGGCATGGCTCTGACGCAGCGCCGCCTTGCGGGCCTCGAGCGAACCCTCGAAGGCCCGGTCTTCGACCTCGACACACACGGCGCCGCGGTAGCCGGTATCGCCGAGGGTGGCGACGAATTGGCCCCAGTCGACGTCGCCGAGACCGGGCAGTTTCGGGGTATGAAACTGGTTCGGAAACGCAAAAACCCCCACATCGTCCAGCCGGTGGCGATCGATGCGGGCGTCCTTGGCATGGATGTGAAAGAGCTTGCCGGCAAACTCGCGCATGGGCTTCAGGTAGTCCATGTGCTGCAAGATCATGTGGGACGGGTCGTAGTTGAGCCCGAAGGAGTCGCTCGAAATATCGTCGAACATACGGCGCCAGATGGCCGGCGAGTGGGCCAGGTTTTTACCGCCGGGCCATTCGTCCCGGGTGAACGACATCGGGCAGTTTTCGATGGCGACGCGCACGCCCCGTTTTTCGGCGTGTTTGATGAGGGGCTTCCACACCTTCTTGAAACGCGGCCAGTTTTCGTCGACCGTCTTCGTCCAGTCCCGCCCGATGAACGTGTTCGCCACGCCGATCTCGAGACGGGCCGAAGCATCGATCACCTTCTTGATGTGTTCGGCATAGACGCTGCCTTCGTCCTCGTCCGGACACAGCGGATTCGGGTAATAGCCCAGTCCACTGATCGTCACGCCGGTGTCGGCGACGAGCTGCTGGACGGCTTTCGCCTCTTTTTTGCCGAACGCCGTGACGTCGATGTGCGTCACGCCGGCGTAGCGCCGCTCGGCCTTGCCGGCCGGCCAGCACATGACTTCCACGCAATCGTACCCTTCCTGCGCGGCAAACGTGAGGACGTCCTTGAGGCTGAGCTCCGGCAGGATGGCGCTGACGAATCCTAGTTTCATGGCTGAACGGGTTTAAAGTTCAAGGTTTATGGTTTAAGGTATGATGAACGTTTAGCAGGTCCGAAGATCATCTCGTTGAACCTTGAACGTCGAACCTTAAACCTCAGACGCTCACCCAACGCTGTTCGCGGTTGCTCTGTACGATGGCGTCGCAAATAACGATCTCCTTATGGCCGTCGGCAAAGGTGGGGTACAGGGCTTTTTCGGCGGGGATGCCGTCGCGGATGGCATCGTAGAAGGCCCGGAAGCACTGCTTGAAGGTGTCAGGAAAGCCCTCGTTGTGACCGCCGGGATAGTTGGCGAACGGACGGACGAGGTCGTTCATCAGGGCCGGGTCCTTGATGAGGGTTTCATTGGGCTGGTTGCGGTGGCCGACCCACAGTTCGTTCGGGGTTTCGCTGCTCCAGCCGAGGGCGCCTTTGGTCCCGGAAATTTCGTATCGGAGGCTGTTTTTCCGGCCGGCGGTCACCTGCGAGACCCACAACACGCCGCGCCCGCCCTGCTTGAACCGCAGCAGCACCGCGCCGCAGTCGTCGGTCGTGATCTCCACGGGCTCCGTTTCCATCTGGGCGCTCATCTTGCCCGTAAAGGTGGCGATCTCGCCTTTCGGCCGCTTGCGCACCGGATGCACGGTCTTCAGGTCGGCGAAGACGGCCTCGACCTCCAACCGGGCGACGGACGACACGAGGTCCATCCAGTGCGTCCCGATGTCCGACACCGCGCGAAGCGCCCCGCCCTGGTCGGCCAGGACCCGCCAGTTGTAGTCGGTGTCGTAGAGGAGCCAGTCCTGCACGTAGTGCCCCACCACGGAGATCACGTCCCCGCAGGCGCCGGACTCGATGCGTGCGCGGGCTTCGAGGTTCAGCGGGTAGAAGCGGATGTTGTAGCACACGCCGGCGGCCAGCCCCGAGGCGGCGGCCTGCTCGACGAGCTTCGCCGACTCCTTCGCCGTCATCGCCAGCGGCTTCTCGCACATGACGTGTTTGCCGGCGGCCAGCGCGCGGCTCGCCATGTCATAGTGGAGCACGTTGGGGACGGCGAGATGGATGGATTGCACCGCATCGTCGCGCAACACCTCCTCGAAAGAACCATACGCGGTTTTTAGCCCGAGCGCATCGCAGGCCGATCTGGATTTAGCCGGCGTGCTGCCCAGGATGCCCGTGACACGGACGCCAAGCCGCGTCAGGGCCTCGGCATGAACGGGCCCGATGAACCCCGTGCCGACGACGGCGACACCGATATCATACATGGCGGGTGGGAGTTGGTGAGGGATAACGCGAGGAACGTACTAAAAAAACCCCATCGGATCCAATACAGGGCCATCGCATTCTCTTCAAACGTGAGCATCTCCCGGTATGGAAGTGTGGGGGTATGGGAGGTTTTGCGGTAAAAAAGCCCCCATGCACCCAAACGCCCATACGCTTCTCACGGCCACGGCAAGCATGCGATGGCCCTGTCCTGCCGCCGCACCCGGTTGCATTCCGGACGGCTCCTGCACTATCTATGCTGGATGGGAGCTTGGGTTGGTTGCTCGGGATGCTAGAAGGTGGAGGGTAGCCTCGGTTGGTTGCGAGGGGATGCAGGATGCAAGATGCAGGATCCCCGGCATCCAACATCCTGCATCCAACATCCTGCATCCCGCACCCAACATCCCGCACCCAACATCCTGCATCCAACATCCTGCATCCCGCATCCAACATCCCGCATCCAACATCCCGCACCCAACACCCCGCACCCAACATCCTGCATCCAACATCCTGCATCCCACAACCCGCATCCCACAACCCGCATCCCATGCCCCGCATCGCGACGACCAACGCCAACTTCGAACGCGCCCCGCTGGCGCGCCCGTTCGGTTTTAAAGGAGGATACGTTTCCGAACTCTGGCAATCCGTCGTCCGGTTGACGGACGACGACGGGCGGTCCGGGGTGGGCCTGGGCACGCAGAGCGTGTTGTGGTCGGACGCCCGCGTGTTCGCCGCGCACTCGGAAGCCGGCGGCAACGCGCTGATGTTCGCGCTGACCGAAAGGGCCCTGGCGCTGGCCCGCGGCGAGGCGTTCACCGATCCGCTCGCCCTGCAGGACGCGCTGTTCGAGCCGGTGCTCGACTATGCGCGCCTCCTCACCGGGCGCGCCGACCTCCGCGCCACGTTCGCACTGAATGCGCTCGTCGCGGTCGATTTCGCCGCCTGGGCGCTGTATGCCCGCCAGCACGGCATCCGGCGGTTCGATGGCCTGGTGCCGGCGTTTGCCCGGCCGGCGCTGGCGGCGCACCATCCCCGCGTCGCCGTCGTCCCGATCGTCACCTACACGACGACGGACGCGGAAATCGAAAGCATGCTCGACGCGGGGTATTTCATCTTCAAGGTCAAGCTGGGCGCCCCCGGTACGCAGCGCGAGATGCTGGCGAGCGACCGGGAGCGGATGACGCAGCTGCACCGCCTGCTCGCCCACCGCGAAACCCCGCATACGCCCACGGGCCGCATCCCCTACTACCTCGACGCCAACGCCCGGTACGAAGACAAGGCCACGATGCACGCGCTGCTCGACCACATCGACGGACTCGGCGCGCTGGATCGGGTCATCCTCCTCGAAGAGCCGTTCCCGGAAGACAACGAATCCGACGTGAGCGACCTCGGCGTCTGCGTCGCGGCGGACGAAAGCGCGCACACCGATGCGGACGCGCGCCGGCGGATGGACCTGGGCTACGGCGCCATCGCGCTCAAGCCGATCGCCAAGACGCTGAGTATGACGCTGCGCATCGCCCGCTCGGCCCACGAGCGTGGCATTCCCTGCTTCTGCGCCGATCTCACGGTGAACCCGTCCCTGCTGGAATGGAACAAGGCCGTCGCCGCGCGACTTGCCCCCTTCCCCGGGCTCGGGTTGCCGCTCATCGAGACCAACGGCCACCAGAACTACCGCGACTGGCCGGCGATGCAGGCGCGCGTGCCACACGCCGGCGCGCCGTGGACGCGCATCGACCGGGGCCTGTTCACCCTGGACGCAGCGTACTACGAGACCGACGACCTCCTCGATGCCGGCCCGGCGTGGGAACAGCTCGTCTAGCGCGCGGGCCTACCGGCGCGCCTCGGCCTTCGCCCTGTCGTAGACCTCCGCCATCGTAACCGGGACGCCGCCGCGCCGCTTGCTCTCGTCGGCCGCTTCCATAAACGTGTAGATTTCGAGGGTCTCCTCGGCCGTCACGGGCGCGGCGCCGGTGCGGAAGAACCGCACGATCTCCACCACCAGCGGCCGGTAGCCGTCGTAGGGTCCCAGCTCCTGGATGCCCGTCTCGCCGAAGGCCGTGCCGCCATAGTTCTTGTGGCCGGCGCGGAGCCCCCTGAAGGTGCCGATGCGTCCGTCCGCCCAGGTGCCGACGACGACGTCCGTGTCCCGGGTCGAAACCCGCACCACGCGCTCGCACCCGACGCCCATGGCCGTAAAGAGGGTTTCGACGCCGTGGATGCCGTACCAGAACAGATCCGGATGCGTCGGCTCCAGGGTCGCCGGGCTGTACGCCTCCGCGCCCAGCACCTTCCCCACCGACCCGTTGCGCACCGCCTGCGCGTTGGCGCTGTAGCGCAGCGATGACGACGAGAACACCGGCACGCCGTACTGTTTCGCCGCATCGAAAATCCGGATGGCATCCGCCAGCGTGCCGGCCACGGGTTTATCGATAAACACCGGCTTGCCGGCTTTCAGCACGGGGAGCACCTGTTCGTAGTGCGGCCGGCCGTCGTTGGTCTCGAGCAGCACGACATCCACCATCGTCAGCAGCCGCTCGATCGAGTCGACGATCTCGACGCCCATGGCGCGCATCTCCTCCGTATATCCCGGCACCCGGCTGACGCTCGACTCGATATCCGGACTGCCCTTGGGATACGCCGCCACGACGCGGAAGCCGGCGACATCCGGCTCGGCCGCCTCATCGTTGAGCACTTTGGTGAACGCCGTGCTGTGCGACGTATCGAGTCCGATCATCCCGACACGAACAAACGAGGCGCCCGATTGCGCGTAGACGCCGGCGACGAAGCCGGCCAGGACGAAGAGCAGGAAAATCGTTTTCATGGAGGCCAGGGTGGTTAGGATGAAACGTTGTGCAGTTGGTTGGGGATTGGATGGAGGGGATTGGATGCAGGATGCGGGATGCAAGATGCGGTGGTCTGGATGCAGGATGCAAGATGCGGTGGTCTGGATGCAGGATGCAAGATGCAGGATGCTGGGGAATAGATGCAGGATGCGGGATGCAGGATGTCGGTCGCGGTTATGGGATGCAGGATACGCTTTCATCGCTGCAGATTCTGCATCTAACATCCCGCATCCTGCATCCTGCATCTAAAATCCCGCATCCTGCATCCTGCATCCCGCATCTAACATCCCGCATCCTGCTTCCCCCATCCCCCTCAAAACACATAACCAATATTCAGCTGCGTGGTGTAGGGACCGCTCAGGGTATGCCCCATGAAGGCCAGTTCGACGGGGCCTATGGGAGAGAGCAGACCGAGCGTCAGTCCGTAGCCGAAGCGGAAATCCGTCGCGACGACGCGCCAGGTCCATTCTTCGCGCAGCCGGGCGCCGTTCCAGTCGGCGGACAGGTACCAGTCGCGCGCGATATTGACCTGGGCGCCGACCGAGAAGGCGTGCATGCTCTGGCCGGTCAACTCCTGCAGGGCGAATCCGGCGAGCGGAAACTGGCGGGTATCCAGGTTGCGGAAGGCGCTGGCGCCTCCCATGTAAAACCGGTAATGCAGCGGCACCGTACGCCCCTTGACATGACCGAGCAGGATACGGGAGGTGAACGAGATGTGGTCGGAGAGCGGCCGGCGCGTCTGCCAGTCGAACAGGTAGTGCGTGAACGCCTGCCGCACGAGACCGGGCGGGGCGTATTCGGCGCGCAGATGGAACAGGAAGCCCGAACGCGGGAAGGCGGTGCGGTCGAAGGTCTCCAGAAAGTAGCGGGCGTTGCCGGTGAGGATGGCGCCATGATCCTGCAAAAAATCGCCGGCGCCCACATCCTGCCCGTAATCGTACAGCTCATACCGCACGCCGATCGATCCGAGGCTGTTTGTAAAGAGGATGCGGGAGAGATCGGCCGCGAGGTCGCCGACGCGCACCTTGATCGACGATTCGCGGACGCCGTTCTCGAACAGGGCAAGCGGCTCGCGCGTGAGCCGGCCCCAGATGTGCAGGTCGGATCGCGGCTTGGTCGCCAGCGGGATGCGGTAGTGCGAGGTGCCCTGGAGCGTCTCGCCGAACCGGAGGTCGCCCTGCAGCTCGGTGCCGGGCCCGCCGATGCGGCCGCGCGAGATGGCGCTCAGGAGCAGCGAGGCCTTGTATTCGGAATGGTAGCGCACGCCGATCCGCAGACGCTCCTGCGGGCGCACCCGGGTCCGGATCGAGATGATGTTGGCGTCGGGTTCGGTGCCCGGGATCAGGCGGTACCAGATAGTGTCGAAGAGGTCGGCGTAAAACGTGCGGTTGAGGGCCAGTTCGAGGTCGTCGTAATCGATCCACGCCGGCGTTTTGAGCCCCAGGTTCAGCTCGAGCTGGCGGAGATACGGCTGGACGAGGCCCTCGACTTCGATGTTCTCGATATAGATCGAATCGGGGATGGAGACGCTCGGGCGCACGCGGGCTTCGGTGGTCTGCGAGCCGGCCAGCGTTTGCAGCTGCGGCAGGATGGCCCGCGCCGCCGTCTCGCCGCGGGTGATGAGTTCGCGGGCCTCCCCGAAGCTCAGCGCCGAGAGCCCCGTCAGATCCGGCGTGATGAGGATGTCGGCCAGGGCCCGCTGCCGGTCGGTCGAGCTCACCTTGCGGAAGCTGGCCACCTGATCCATGACCTCGACCAGCGAGGTGAGGCTGTCCGCCGGCATCAGCCCGCTGCCCACGTCCACCCCGATGACGAAGGT
This region of Rhodothermales bacterium genomic DNA includes:
- a CDS encoding Gfo/Idh/MocA family oxidoreductase yields the protein MYDIGVAVVGTGFIGPVHAEALTRLGVRVTGILGSTPAKSRSACDALGLKTAYGSFEEVLRDDAVQSIHLAVPNVLHYDMASRALAAGKHVMCEKPLAMTAKESAKLVEQAAASGLAAGVCYNIRFYPLNLEARARIESGACGDVISVVGHYVQDWLLYDTDYNWRVLADQGGALRAVSDIGTHWMDLVSSVARLEVEAVFADLKTVHPVRKRPKGEIATFTGKMSAQMETEPVEITTDDCGAVLLRFKQGGRGVLWVSQVTAGRKNSLRYEISGTKGALGWSSETPNELWVGHRNQPNETLIKDPALMNDLVRPFANYPGGHNEGFPDTFKQCFRAFYDAIRDGIPAEKALYPTFADGHKEIVICDAIVQSNREQRWVSV
- a CDS encoding Gfo/Idh/MocA family oxidoreductase encodes the protein MKTIFLLFVLAGFVAGVYAQSGASFVRVGMIGLDTSHSTAFTKVLNDEAAEPDVAGFRVVAAYPKGSPDIESSVSRVPGYTEEMRAMGVEIVDSIERLLTMVDVVLLETNDGRPHYEQVLPVLKAGKPVFIDKPVAGTLADAIRIFDAAKQYGVPVFSSSSLRYSANAQAVRNGSVGKVLGAEAYSPATLEPTHPDLFWYGIHGVETLFTAMGVGCERVVRVSTRDTDVVVGTWADGRIGTFRGLRAGHKNYGGTAFGETGIQELGPYDGYRPLVVEIVRFFRTGAAPVTAEETLEIYTFMEAADESKRRGGVPVTMAEVYDRAKAEARR
- a CDS encoding patatin-like phospholipase family protein; the encoded protein is MKSVDRAVLLLTLLAAFAGPAVAQPGSFGPRETLKVGLALSGGGAKGLAHIGVLKVLEEAGVHVDVVTGTSMGSIVGALYAIGYTPAMLDTLAVSQAWSDLFDERPPRNAISFERRLEQDRYLVSLPLRGARVALPAGLISGHRVVVMLNRMTHAVHDQPDFTRFPIPFACVATNLATGEATRFEHGYLPEALRASMSVPSVLLPARVGDAYYVDGDASRNLPVEDAFALGATFVIGVDVGSGLMPADSLTSLVEVMDQVASFRKVSSTDRQRALADILITPDLTGLSALSFGEARELITRGETAARAILPQLQTLAGSQTTEARVRPSVSIPDSIYIENIEVEGLVQPYLRQLELNLGLKTPAWIDYDDLELALNRTFYADLFDTIWYRLIPGTEPDANIISIRTRVRPQERLRIGVRYHSEYKASLLLSAISRGRIGGPGTELQGDLRFGETLQGTSHYRIPLATKPRSDLHIWGRLTREPLALFENGVRESSIKVRVGDLAADLSRILFTNSLGSIGVRYELYDYGQDVGAGDFLQDHGAILTGNARYFLETFDRTAFPRSGFLFHLRAEYAPPGLVRQAFTHYLFDWQTRRPLSDHISFTSRILLGHVKGRTVPLHYRFYMGGASAFRNLDTRQFPLAGFALQELTGQSMHAFSVGAQVNIARDWYLSADWNGARLREEWTWRVVATDFRFGYGLTLGLLSPIGPVELAFMGHTLSGPYTTQLNIGYVF